The genomic interval GTCGACCTGCTTGGCCAAGACCTCTTCAGGGTCACTGTCGAGAGCATGCACCATCACTTCAAGGGCATGGCGCTTCTCCTTCAGGTCCTCGACGAACGATACTGTACCTTGGAACTGAGTGGTGGCATATCTATGGGTGCACTCCCCTTGGACATACCCGAAGTCCAACAAGGCCTGTCCCCACACAGAAGGATTCTGCTTGAGCACGTCTATCTTTCTGCCCTCTCGAGCACAGTGGAAGTAGACACAGTTGTTCGGCTCATCGTAGCCATGACTCAGAGTCACCAGATATGGCTGATTCCCATCAACCATTGCCAGTGTGACATGCGCGGCTCGCTTGAGTATCAGGGCCATTTCTGCATGGGTCTTGATGGCCTTCTCCTTCCGCCGAATCTCTCTCATAAGCGGGCGGCAGACCCACTCCAGATAAGTGTGATGGGCACTTCCTCTTGTGGAAGCCTTTTAGGTTGACTTGAGTCGAGTCTGCTCCCCGCAAGGTGAGCTGATTGTCCGGTATCGGAGCATCCTACTATAGTGGCTGCCCAATGCAGATCGAGGAGTTCGCAGCCCTGTGCAGTTCTTTCAAGATGAAGTACATGGAGATCCAGATGGAACCCCCATATGTCCCGTCTGAACTCGACAATAGACAGATAGCCGCTCTCAGTGACCTCCTCTCCAGCCACTCTCTGACCCCGATAATACACGGGCCTCTACATGATGTCAACCTCTCCAGCCTCAAGGAGCGAATGCGTACGGCATCGGTCGAGTTCGTAAAGGAGTGTGTGGGACTGGCACGGAAGCTCAATGCACCTATCGCAGTGATTCATGCGGGGACCTGTCCCAGTGACCATGTTGGCAGATTCCTGCAGAAGTCCAAGTCTGCCTTCACGAACAGCCTTGGCGAACTGGCAAAGCATGCACATGAACTCGGAGTGAAGATTGGAGTTGAGAACAAGCAGGTCGGAACAGACCGCGAGGTTGTGTTGTATCCCGAGGAGCATCTCGGATTCGTAGGCAAGTTCAAGGACCTCGGGGTTGGTGCAGTGCTTGATGTGGGTCATGCAAACACAACAGGTAGGGACCTGACAAAGTACGCGAGCATGCTGGGTGGTCTGTTGATTGAGCTTCATTTGCACGACAACAAGGGCGTGACAGATGACCACCTCGCCATCGGCCGTGGTACTGTGGAGCTACCACGTCTGTTCCGGACACTTGACGCCTATGGATTCTCAGGCCCTGTCGTGCTCGAACTGAAGAGCCGCGAGGACTTTGAGACTAGCATTGCGGCACTCCCCTCTCTAGGACTCAAAACGGGATGAACACTGGTGGCACCTCAGATGGTAAGCATGACGGACATTCTCTCTGCTCACAACCGGATCAAGGCTCACATCGTGAAGACCCCGGTGATGACCTCCACAACGCTCGATGCGATGACGGGGGCACATGTGTATCTGAAGTGTGAGAACTTCCAGAGGGTGGGTGCTTTCAAGTACAGGGGCGCACTGAACTTCCTGTCCCAACTCACTGAGGAAGAGCGAGCAAGAGGTGTGGTCACTCACTCGTCGGGAAACCACGCTCAGGCCCTTGCATTGGCTGCTCGGACACTCGGGATAAGAGCCACTGTGGTGATGCCAAACAACTCTCCAAGAGTGAAACTGGAGGCGACTAGGGGTTACGGTGCCGAGGTCGTTCTGTGTGAGCCAACACTGGAATCACGCGAGGCGACCGTCAAGTCGCTTATCGAAGAGCGCGGCAGTATTCTGGTGCATCCGTACAACGACGAACGCATCATCGCCGGTGCAGGCACGGCAACTCTGGAGCTGATTGACGAGGTCGGTCCGCTCAACCATGTCTT from Candidatus Thorarchaeota archaeon carries:
- a CDS encoding pyridoxamine 5'-phosphate oxidase family protein, with the protein product MREIRRKEKAIKTHAEMALILKRAAHVTLAMVDGNQPYLVTLSHGYDEPNNCVYFHCAREGRKIDVLKQNPSVWGQALLDFGYVQGECTHRYATTQFQGTVSFVEDLKEKRHALEVMVHALDSDPEEVLAKQVDEGSLQRVMIGRVDISFMSGKKSNDVVLE
- a CDS encoding sugar phosphate isomerase/epimerase; protein product: MSGIGASYYSGCPMQIEEFAALCSSFKMKYMEIQMEPPYVPSELDNRQIAALSDLLSSHSLTPIIHGPLHDVNLSSLKERMRTASVEFVKECVGLARKLNAPIAVIHAGTCPSDHVGRFLQKSKSAFTNSLGELAKHAHELGVKIGVENKQVGTDREVVLYPEEHLGFVGKFKDLGVGAVLDVGHANTTGRDLTKYASMLGGLLIELHLHDNKGVTDDHLAIGRGTVELPRLFRTLDAYGFSGPVVLELKSREDFETSIAALPSLGLKTG
- a CDS encoding pyridoxal-phosphate dependent enzyme, coding for MVSMTDILSAHNRIKAHIVKTPVMTSTTLDAMTGAHVYLKCENFQRVGAFKYRGALNFLSQLTEEERARGVVTHSSGNHAQALALAARTLGIRATVVMPNNSPRVKLEATRGYGAEVVLCEPTLESREATVKSLIEERGSILVHPYNDERIIAGAGTATLELIDEVGPLNHVFAPVGGGGLLSGTAIAAKSLCPDCKVTGCEPANADDAYRSLKSGVIQPSMNPSTIADGLRTSLGPITFEVIRHNVDRIVRVTEEQILDAMRLLYERMKLVVEPSGAVALAGVLESSVKQELKDSRVGVIVSGGNVDLTAFFDSYSDRVRRTRMP